In Kitasatospora sp. NBC_00240, the following are encoded in one genomic region:
- a CDS encoding response regulator transcription factor, with product MTTNGHIRVFLLDDHEVVRRGVHDLLSVEGDIEVVGEAGTAAEALARIPAVHPDVAVLDVRLPDGNGVEVCREIRSRLPDIKCLMLTSFSDDEALFDSIMAGASGYVLKAIRGTDLITAVRDVAAGKSLLDPVATSRVLERLREGGEKQDERLAQLTKQERRILDLIGEGMTNRQIGNELHLAEKTVKNYVSSLLAKMGMERRTQAAAFVARHQADQNH from the coding sequence GTGACGACAAACGGACATATCAGAGTATTTCTGCTCGACGACCACGAGGTGGTCCGGCGGGGCGTCCACGACCTGCTGTCCGTCGAGGGCGACATCGAGGTGGTCGGCGAGGCCGGCACCGCCGCCGAGGCCCTCGCCCGGATCCCGGCCGTGCACCCGGACGTCGCCGTGCTCGACGTCCGACTTCCGGACGGCAACGGCGTGGAGGTCTGCCGTGAGATCCGGTCCCGGCTGCCGGACATCAAGTGCCTGATGCTCACCTCGTTCTCGGACGACGAGGCGCTCTTCGACTCGATCATGGCCGGTGCCTCCGGGTACGTGCTCAAGGCGATCCGCGGCACCGACCTGATCACCGCCGTCCGGGACGTCGCGGCCGGCAAGTCGCTGCTCGACCCGGTCGCCACCAGCCGGGTGCTGGAGCGGCTCCGCGAGGGCGGCGAGAAGCAGGACGAACGGCTCGCCCAGCTCACCAAGCAGGAGCGCCGGATCCTCGACCTGATCGGCGAGGGGATGACCAACCGCCAGATCGGCAACGAACTGCACCTGGCCGAGAAGACGGTGAAGAACTACGTCTCCAGCCTGCTGGCCAAGATGGGCATGGAGCGGCGCACCCAGGCCGCCGCCTTCGTGGCCCGCCACCAGGCCGACCAGAACCACTGA
- the pdhA gene encoding pyruvate dehydrogenase (acetyl-transferring) E1 component subunit alpha — translation MTVKSTARARKKAAPAVPDNLPAGSGAQPELIQLLTPEGERVEHPDYPLTTTPEELRDLYRDLVLVRRFDAEATSLQRQGELGLWASLLGQEAAQVGSGRAMRPGDYAFPTYREHGVAWCRDVDPLNLLGMFRGVNHGGWDPNEKNFHLYTIVIGAQALHATGYAMGITKDGTDDAVIAYFGDGASSQGDVSEAFTFASVYNAPVVFFCQNNQWAISEPTTNQTKIPLYRRASGFGFPGVRVDGNDVLACLAVTRWALDHARSGNGPVLVEAFTYRMGAHTTSDDPTRYRLAEETEAWRAKDPISRLKAHLDREGLADEAFFASVEAKSEELGLRVREGVRSMPDPDPTLIFDHVYAEPHTLVDEERAEYTAYAASFEGGENL, via the coding sequence GTGACCGTCAAAAGCACGGCGAGGGCGCGCAAGAAGGCCGCCCCGGCCGTACCTGACAACCTCCCCGCGGGTTCGGGAGCCCAGCCGGAGCTGATCCAGCTGCTGACCCCCGAGGGGGAGCGGGTCGAGCACCCGGACTATCCGCTCACCACCACCCCGGAAGAGCTCCGCGACCTCTACCGCGACCTGGTCCTCGTCCGGCGCTTCGACGCCGAGGCCACCTCGCTGCAGCGGCAGGGCGAGCTCGGCCTGTGGGCCTCGCTGCTCGGCCAGGAGGCCGCCCAGGTCGGTTCGGGCCGCGCCATGCGCCCCGGCGACTACGCCTTCCCCACCTACCGTGAGCACGGCGTCGCCTGGTGCCGGGACGTGGACCCGCTCAACCTGCTCGGCATGTTCCGCGGCGTGAACCACGGCGGCTGGGACCCGAACGAGAAGAACTTCCACCTCTACACCATCGTGATCGGCGCGCAGGCCCTGCACGCCACCGGGTACGCGATGGGCATCACCAAGGACGGCACCGACGACGCGGTGATCGCCTACTTCGGCGACGGCGCCTCCAGCCAGGGCGACGTCAGCGAGGCCTTCACCTTCGCCTCGGTCTACAACGCGCCGGTCGTCTTCTTCTGCCAGAACAACCAGTGGGCGATCTCCGAGCCCACCACCAACCAGACGAAGATCCCGCTGTACCGCCGCGCCTCCGGCTTCGGCTTCCCCGGCGTCCGCGTCGACGGCAACGACGTGCTGGCCTGCCTCGCGGTCACCCGCTGGGCGCTGGACCATGCCCGCAGCGGCAACGGCCCGGTGCTGGTCGAGGCCTTCACCTACCGGATGGGCGCCCACACCACCTCGGACGACCCCACCCGCTACCGGCTCGCCGAGGAGACCGAGGCCTGGCGCGCCAAGGACCCGATCTCCCGCCTCAAGGCCCACCTGGACCGCGAGGGCCTGGCCGACGAGGCGTTCTTCGCCTCGGTCGAGGCCAAGAGCGAGGAGCTCGGCCTGCGGGTGCGCGAGGGCGTGCGCTCCATGCCCGACCCGGACCCGACCCTGATCTTCGACCACGTCTACGCGGAGCCGCACACGCTGGTCGACGAGGAACGGGCCGAGTACACCGCGTACGCGGCCTCCTTCGAGGGCGGGGAGAACCTCTGA
- a CDS encoding alpha-ketoacid dehydrogenase subunit beta — protein sequence MMAGQLSIAKALNEALRKSLENDPKTLLMGEDIGKLGGVFRITDGLQKDFGESRVIDTPLAESGIVGTAIGLALRGYRPVVEIQFDGFVYPAFDQIVSQLAKMHARALGHVKLPVTVRIPYAGGIGAVEHHSESHEAYFAHTAGLRVVSPSNAHDAHWMLRQAIASDDPVIFLEPKRRYWDKGEVGDAADLPLHDARIARGGTDATLIAYGPMVKVCLDAAAAAEEDGRSLEVVDLRSLSPVDFAALEASVKRTGRAIVVHEAPVFLGMGAELAARLTERCFYHLEAPVLRVGGFHAPYPPSRVEEAFLPDLDRVLDAVDRSFAY from the coding sequence CTGATGGCCGGTCAGCTCAGCATCGCGAAGGCGCTCAACGAGGCCCTGCGCAAGTCGCTGGAGAACGACCCCAAGACGCTGCTGATGGGCGAGGACATCGGCAAGCTCGGCGGCGTCTTCCGGATCACCGACGGACTGCAGAAGGACTTCGGCGAGAGCCGGGTCATCGACACCCCGCTCGCCGAGTCCGGCATCGTCGGCACCGCGATCGGCCTCGCGCTGCGCGGCTACCGCCCGGTGGTGGAGATCCAGTTCGACGGCTTCGTCTACCCGGCCTTCGACCAGATCGTCTCCCAGCTCGCCAAGATGCACGCCCGCGCGCTGGGGCACGTCAAGCTCCCGGTCACCGTCCGCATCCCGTACGCGGGCGGCATCGGCGCGGTCGAGCACCACAGCGAGTCGCACGAGGCGTACTTCGCGCACACCGCCGGCCTGCGGGTGGTCAGCCCCTCCAACGCGCACGACGCGCACTGGATGCTGCGCCAGGCGATCGCCTCGGACGACCCGGTGATCTTCCTGGAGCCCAAGCGCCGCTACTGGGACAAGGGCGAGGTCGGCGACGCCGCCGACCTGCCGCTGCACGACGCCCGGATCGCCCGCGGCGGCACGGACGCCACGCTGATCGCGTACGGCCCGATGGTCAAGGTCTGCCTGGACGCCGCCGCGGCGGCCGAGGAGGACGGCCGCAGCCTGGAGGTCGTCGACCTGCGCTCGCTCTCCCCGGTGGACTTCGCGGCCCTGGAGGCCTCGGTCAAGCGCACCGGCCGCGCCATCGTGGTGCACGAGGCACCGGTCTTCCTCGGCATGGGTGCCGAGCTGGCCGCCCGTCTCACCGAACGCTGCTTCTACCACCTGGAGGCGCCGGTCCTGCGGGTCGGCGGCTTCCACGCGCCCTACCCGCCCTCCCGGGTGGAAGAGGCCTTCCTGCCCGATCTGGACCGTGTGCTCGACGCCGTCGACCGCTCGTTCGCGTACTGA
- a CDS encoding dihydrolipoamide acetyltransferase family protein: MTTEVRSLREFRMPDVGEGLTEAEILTWYVKPGDPVTDGQIVCEVETAKAAVELPIPFTGTVEQLFFPAGATVDVGTAIITVAVAGGAPAPAAPAPAPAVPSEPAEAAEPERREVLVGYGPRTGGATRRARKSTTVAVSNGTAAPAAPVVVAAPVAPAPVAPVVLPALPAQAVGDRPLAKPPVRKLAKDLGVDLRTVVPTGPDGVITREDVHAALAPAPVVAPAPQAPVAAPVVEAAPVAVTGGDVRIPVKGVRKATAQAMVASAFTAPHVTEFVQVDVTRTMKFVRRLKETGELGRDVRVSPLLLVAKALLTAIKRHPEINAQWDEAAQEIVVKGQVNLGIAAATPRGLIVPNIKDAGSRTLSGLASALGELVDTARQGKTSPADMQGGTVTITNVGVFGVDTGTPILNPGEAAILAFGAVRDMPWVHKGKVVPRQVTTLALSFDHRLVDGELGSKVLADVAALLERPKRLITWG, from the coding sequence ATGACCACCGAAGTTCGCTCGCTCCGCGAGTTCAGGATGCCGGACGTCGGGGAGGGCCTCACCGAGGCCGAGATCCTGACCTGGTACGTCAAGCCCGGCGACCCCGTCACCGACGGCCAGATCGTCTGCGAGGTGGAGACCGCCAAGGCCGCGGTCGAGCTGCCGATCCCCTTCACCGGGACGGTCGAGCAGCTGTTCTTCCCCGCGGGCGCGACGGTCGACGTCGGCACGGCGATCATCACGGTCGCGGTGGCCGGCGGGGCACCCGCCCCCGCTGCCCCGGCGCCCGCGCCGGCCGTGCCGAGCGAGCCGGCCGAGGCCGCCGAGCCGGAGCGCCGCGAGGTGCTGGTCGGGTACGGCCCGCGCACCGGCGGCGCCACCCGCCGGGCCCGCAAGAGCACCACCGTCGCCGTCTCCAACGGCACGGCGGCCCCGGCCGCCCCCGTCGTGGTGGCGGCCCCGGTCGCACCCGCCCCGGTGGCGCCCGTCGTGCTGCCGGCCCTGCCGGCGCAGGCCGTCGGCGACCGGCCGCTGGCCAAGCCGCCGGTGCGCAAGCTCGCCAAGGACCTCGGCGTCGACCTGCGGACGGTCGTCCCGACCGGCCCGGACGGCGTGATCACCCGCGAGGACGTGCACGCGGCCCTGGCGCCGGCGCCGGTGGTGGCCCCGGCCCCGCAGGCACCGGTGGCCGCGCCCGTCGTCGAGGCGGCCCCGGTGGCCGTGACCGGCGGCGACGTACGGATCCCGGTCAAGGGCGTCCGCAAGGCGACCGCGCAGGCGATGGTGGCCTCGGCCTTCACCGCCCCGCACGTCACCGAGTTCGTCCAGGTCGACGTCACCCGCACGATGAAGTTCGTCCGGCGGCTGAAGGAGACCGGCGAGCTGGGCCGGGACGTCCGGGTCAGCCCGCTGCTGCTGGTCGCCAAGGCGCTGCTGACCGCGATCAAGCGGCACCCCGAGATCAACGCGCAGTGGGACGAGGCGGCGCAGGAGATCGTCGTCAAGGGACAGGTGAACCTCGGCATCGCCGCGGCCACCCCGCGCGGCCTGATCGTCCCCAACATCAAGGACGCCGGCTCGCGGACCCTCTCCGGTCTCGCCAGCGCGCTCGGCGAGCTGGTCGACACCGCCCGCCAGGGCAAGACCTCCCCCGCCGACATGCAGGGCGGCACCGTCACCATCACCAACGTCGGCGTCTTCGGCGTCGACACCGGCACCCCGATCCTCAACCCCGGCGAGGCCGCCATCCTGGCCTTCGGCGCGGTCCGGGACATGCCGTGGGTGCACAAGGGCAAGGTGGTGCCGCGCCAGGTCACCACGCTGGCACTCTCCTTCGACCACCGCCTGGTGGACGGGGAGCTGGGCTCCAAGGTGCTGGCCGACGTGGCCGCGCTGCTGGAGCGCCCGAAGCGTCTGATCACCTGGGGCTGA
- a CDS encoding benzoate/H(+) symporter BenE family transporter, producing the protein MVEQQLVEQTAADSPDQDGRRSLRRDASLPALLAGLVCIVVSFSGPLVVVLAAAAAGRLDPAHTASWIWSVSVGSGLSCLLLSWWTRTPVITAWSTPGAALLVTSLGAYPYREAVGAFLVSGVVVALFGTTGLFGRLIREIPAGIVNAMLAGILFSFGTGIFTALHGAPALVLGTFAAFLLAKRLAPRYAVPVALVAGGVLAAVTVGLPLDLGDAGGPTRPVLTAPAFSWPSLVGLALPLTIVALASQNAPGLGVLRAFGYRPDDRLLIGSTGGLSVLLAPFGSPGINIAAITAAICAGPESHPDPRRRYVAGMSAGALYLVVGTFGGVLVSLFAGLPKELVAVVAGVALLASLQGSLAAAVADEQGRDAAVVTFLATASGMALFGIGSAFWGLLLGVATHLLLHARRPSPGRKAAA; encoded by the coding sequence ATGGTCGAACAGCAGCTCGTGGAGCAGACGGCGGCGGACTCCCCCGATCAGGACGGGCGCCGGTCGCTGCGCCGGGACGCCTCCCTCCCGGCCCTGCTCGCCGGGCTCGTCTGCATCGTCGTCTCGTTCTCGGGCCCGCTGGTGGTGGTCCTCGCGGCGGCCGCCGCCGGAAGGCTCGACCCGGCGCACACGGCCTCCTGGATCTGGTCGGTGTCCGTCGGCAGCGGCCTGAGCTGCCTGCTGCTCAGCTGGTGGACCCGCACCCCGGTGATCACCGCCTGGTCGACCCCGGGTGCGGCCCTGCTGGTGACCAGCCTCGGGGCCTACCCGTACCGGGAGGCGGTCGGCGCATTCCTGGTCAGCGGGGTGGTGGTCGCCCTGTTCGGGACCACCGGGCTGTTCGGGCGGCTGATCCGGGAGATCCCGGCCGGGATCGTGAACGCGATGCTCGCCGGGATCCTGTTCTCTTTCGGCACCGGGATCTTCACCGCGCTGCACGGCGCGCCCGCCCTGGTGCTCGGCACCTTCGCGGCCTTCCTGCTCGCCAAGCGGCTGGCCCCCCGGTACGCCGTACCGGTCGCGCTGGTGGCGGGCGGGGTGCTGGCGGCGGTCACCGTCGGCCTGCCGCTCGACCTGGGCGACGCCGGCGGGCCGACCCGGCCGGTGCTCACCGCGCCGGCCTTCTCCTGGCCGTCCCTGGTCGGGCTCGCGCTGCCGCTCACCATCGTCGCGCTGGCCTCGCAGAACGCCCCCGGGCTCGGGGTGCTGCGGGCCTTCGGCTACCGGCCGGACGACCGGCTGCTGATCGGATCCACCGGCGGCCTCTCGGTGCTGCTGGCTCCCTTCGGCTCGCCGGGTATCAACATCGCCGCCATCACCGCGGCGATCTGCGCCGGTCCGGAGAGCCACCCGGACCCGCGCCGCCGCTATGTGGCCGGCATGTCCGCCGGGGCGCTCTACCTGGTGGTCGGCACCTTCGGCGGGGTGCTGGTCAGCCTGTTCGCCGGCCTGCCGAAGGAACTGGTCGCGGTGGTCGCCGGGGTCGCCCTGCTGGCCTCCCTGCAGGGCAGCCTGGCGGCCGCCGTGGCGGACGAGCAGGGCCGGGACGCCGCGGTGGTGACCTTCCTGGCGACGGCCTCCGGCATGGCGCTGTTCGGCATCGGGTCGGCCTTCTGGGGCCTGCTGCTGGGGGTCGCGACGCATCTGCTGCTGCATGCCCGGCGGCCGTCGCCCGGCCGGAAGGCCGCGGCCTGA
- a CDS encoding LAETG motif-containing sortase-dependent surface protein, with amino-acid sequence MRASGIYAFTKNVPSLSRRGKAAALAATVLLTGGVQLIGAESSWACNDDRFSGPREVYTDPTGQTKVGPDGEFRPFESATVAADGSWAEYGVSMANTSTTDYKKAYPNFGLKVSKGAAVRSKDVTVEVMRGGKWQRLANMPGCGPTIDADTAALAQPIAHGQTANFLFRVALSPASPQNQTELTLVTDAFAFDSQASGHSDLRTVKVTHPKAAPSTAPAKPGTAAKPAAPVTAKPGADSTAAAATPTGPAAGAATDTPAATAPATELAQTGASSPNGFLAGSAAAFLALGAGVMVVVRRRRTRA; translated from the coding sequence ATGCGCGCGTCCGGTATCTACGCATTCACGAAGAACGTCCCGTCGCTCTCCCGCCGCGGCAAGGCCGCCGCCCTGGCCGCCACCGTCCTGCTCACCGGCGGCGTCCAGCTCATCGGCGCCGAGTCCTCCTGGGCCTGCAACGACGACCGCTTCAGCGGCCCCCGCGAGGTCTACACCGACCCCACCGGCCAGACGAAGGTCGGCCCGGACGGCGAGTTCCGGCCCTTCGAGTCCGCGACCGTCGCGGCCGACGGCAGCTGGGCCGAGTACGGGGTGTCGATGGCCAACACCTCCACCACCGACTACAAGAAGGCCTACCCCAACTTCGGCCTGAAGGTCTCCAAGGGCGCCGCCGTGCGGAGCAAGGACGTCACCGTCGAGGTGATGCGAGGCGGCAAGTGGCAGCGGCTGGCGAACATGCCGGGCTGCGGTCCGACGATCGACGCCGACACGGCCGCCCTGGCGCAGCCGATCGCCCACGGCCAGACGGCCAACTTCCTCTTCCGGGTCGCCCTCTCCCCCGCGTCCCCGCAGAACCAGACCGAGCTCACCCTGGTGACCGACGCCTTCGCCTTTGACTCCCAGGCCTCCGGCCACTCGGACCTGCGCACCGTCAAGGTCACCCACCCGAAGGCGGCCCCCTCCACCGCTCCGGCCAAGCCCGGCACCGCGGCCAAGCCCGCCGCCCCGGTGACCGCCAAGCCCGGCGCCGACTCCACCGCGGCGGCCGCGACCCCCACCGGGCCCGCCGCCGGTGCCGCCACCGACACCCCGGCCGCCACCGCGCCCGCCACGGAGCTCGCGCAGACCGGTGCGAGCAGCCCGAACGGCTTCCTGGCCGGCTCGGCCGCCGCCTTCCTCGCCCTCGGCGCCGGTGTCATGGTCGTCGTCCGTCGCCGCCGCACCCGGGCCTGA
- a CDS encoding M64 family metallopeptidase gives MPPGTPGRLVRSLAALVLLSTAVLPAALELAGPAPFGAIGAGAPADRAVPPHAVKRADLRAVGAAPTVDIRRTGDPANRITLVLLGDGYTAPEQELFREQADRAWKALMEIEPFRSYQGFFNIRRVEVVSPVSGIAESESHDQRGDTPLGMHFWCDGTARLLCADESATARYAGDGDGPQYLIALANSTEYGGAGGTGVTTLAGGSPDAGRIIQHEIGHTVGDLGDEYDSAPDDADYPNLATENADEMRRKQVKWWRWLGVQSPDGSGTVGAYRSANGIYRPTPDSVMRTLGGTYNLPSREAIIEQIYRRVAPTDSPLPPAGEVDGRPRLEVRPLPLNGARQLQVDWRVDGVPVQPADRGSLDTATLSLPPGHTATVTAVVRDTTDWVRDEAFRDRYMTRTVTWTVKG, from the coding sequence ATGCCGCCTGGCACCCCTGGCCGGCTCGTCCGGAGTCTGGCCGCGCTCGTCCTGCTGTCCACCGCCGTGCTCCCGGCCGCCCTGGAGCTGGCCGGCCCGGCGCCCTTCGGCGCGATCGGAGCCGGTGCCCCGGCCGACCGCGCGGTGCCGCCGCACGCGGTCAAACGGGCCGACCTCCGGGCCGTCGGCGCCGCCCCGACCGTCGACATACGCCGTACCGGGGACCCGGCCAACCGGATCACCCTCGTCCTGCTCGGCGACGGCTACACCGCCCCGGAGCAGGAGCTGTTCCGTGAGCAGGCGGACCGGGCCTGGAAGGCGCTGATGGAGATCGAGCCGTTCCGCAGCTACCAGGGCTTCTTCAACATACGGCGGGTCGAGGTCGTCTCCCCGGTGTCCGGCATCGCCGAGAGCGAGAGCCACGACCAGCGCGGCGACACCCCGCTGGGCATGCACTTCTGGTGCGACGGCACCGCCCGGCTGCTCTGCGCGGACGAGAGCGCCACCGCCCGCTACGCCGGGGACGGCGACGGCCCGCAGTACCTGATCGCGCTGGCGAACTCCACCGAGTACGGCGGCGCCGGCGGCACCGGGGTGACCACCCTCGCCGGCGGCAGTCCCGACGCCGGCCGGATCATCCAGCACGAGATCGGGCACACCGTCGGCGACCTCGGCGACGAGTACGACAGCGCCCCCGACGACGCCGACTACCCCAACCTGGCCACCGAGAACGCCGACGAGATGCGGCGCAAGCAGGTCAAGTGGTGGCGCTGGCTGGGCGTCCAGTCGCCGGACGGCAGCGGGACGGTCGGCGCGTACCGCAGCGCCAACGGCATCTACCGGCCCACCCCCGACTCGGTGATGCGCACCCTGGGCGGCACCTACAACCTGCCCTCCCGGGAGGCGATCATCGAGCAGATCTACCGCCGGGTGGCGCCCACGGACAGCCCGCTGCCGCCGGCCGGCGAGGTCGACGGCCGGCCCCGCCTGGAGGTCCGTCCGCTGCCGCTGAACGGTGCCCGGCAACTGCAGGTCGACTGGCGGGTCGACGGCGTGCCGGTGCAGCCCGCCGACCGCGGCTCGCTGGACACCGCCACGCTGAGCCTGCCGCCCGGGCACACCGCCACCGTCACGGCGGTGGTCCGGGACACCACGGACTGGGTGCGGGACGAGGCCTTCCGGGACCGCTACATGACGCGCACGGTGACCTGGACGGTCAAGGGCTGA
- a CDS encoding MFS transporter, which produces MSVDPARTARPLSVPGPRITTAAPLPPATAAPPGGRAAWAAWSIGVSAYFLAVIHRTSLGVAGLDAAERFGIGASALSTFSILQVLVYAAMQIPVGLLIDRHGPRKVLLTGVLLLSAGQLAFAFSSSFAPALASRAVLGCGDAMTFIAVLRIAARWFPAAKNPLVTQLTGLAGMGGNLVTTVVLAQALHSEGWQATFTTTALLGIGVAALLALFLREAPPATVAAAGPAAATVADLPFVPAVANLPAAPAAEPPAAPRPSVRSQIRDSWQEPGTRLGLWVHFTTQFPANAFGLLWGLPYLVEGQGMSRGQAGGMLTLLVFSNMVFGLLFGRLLSRTTRARMPITLSVIAVTGAGWAVALAWPGAHPPTALLVGLILLMGSNGPASLVGLDYARAHNPVGRLGTASGIANMGGFIGTMVTLFGIGVLLDALSPAGAGSYSAEAYRWAFCWMYVPLAAGTLMILRLRRKVVAA; this is translated from the coding sequence ATGAGCGTGGACCCTGCCAGAACCGCCCGCCCGCTGTCCGTACCCGGTCCCAGGATCACCACCGCCGCCCCGCTGCCGCCGGCCACCGCCGCCCCGCCCGGCGGACGCGCCGCCTGGGCGGCCTGGTCGATCGGCGTCAGCGCGTACTTCCTGGCGGTGATCCACCGGACCAGCCTCGGGGTGGCCGGCCTGGACGCGGCCGAGCGCTTCGGCATCGGGGCCTCCGCGCTGTCCACCTTCTCCATCCTGCAGGTGCTGGTCTACGCGGCGATGCAGATCCCGGTCGGCCTGCTGATCGACCGGCACGGGCCGCGCAAGGTCCTGCTGACCGGCGTACTGCTGCTCAGCGCCGGGCAGCTCGCCTTCGCCTTCAGCTCCTCCTTCGCCCCCGCGCTGGCCTCCCGGGCGGTGCTGGGCTGCGGCGACGCGATGACCTTCATCGCCGTCCTGCGGATCGCCGCCCGCTGGTTCCCGGCCGCGAAGAACCCGCTGGTGACGCAGTTGACCGGGCTGGCCGGGATGGGCGGCAACCTGGTCACCACCGTGGTCCTGGCCCAGGCCCTGCACAGCGAGGGCTGGCAGGCCACCTTCACCACCACCGCGCTGCTCGGGATCGGGGTGGCCGCCCTGCTGGCGCTGTTCCTACGGGAGGCGCCGCCCGCCACCGTCGCCGCAGCAGGGCCCGCCGCGGCGACGGTGGCGGACCTGCCCTTCGTACCGGCCGTGGCGAACCTCCCCGCCGCCCCCGCGGCGGAGCCGCCCGCCGCCCCGCGACCGTCCGTACGGTCGCAGATCCGGGACTCCTGGCAGGAGCCGGGCACCAGGCTCGGGCTGTGGGTCCACTTCACCACCCAGTTCCCCGCCAACGCCTTCGGCCTGCTCTGGGGGCTTCCCTACCTGGTCGAGGGCCAGGGCATGAGCCGCGGCCAGGCCGGCGGGATGCTGACCCTGCTGGTCTTCAGCAACATGGTCTTCGGGCTGCTCTTCGGCCGGCTGCTCTCCCGGACGACGAGGGCCCGGATGCCGATCACGCTCTCGGTGATAGCCGTCACCGGCGCCGGCTGGGCCGTCGCCCTGGCCTGGCCCGGCGCCCACCCGCCGACCGCCCTGCTGGTCGGCCTGATCCTGCTGATGGGCAGCAACGGCCCGGCCTCACTGGTCGGCCTCGACTACGCCCGGGCCCACAACCCGGTCGGGCGGCTCGGCACCGCCTCCGGCATCGCCAACATGGGCGGCTTCATCGGGACGATGGTCACCTTGTTCGGCATCGGCGTCCTGCTCGACGCGCTCTCCCCGGCCGGGGCCGGCAGCTACTCGGCGGAGGCCTACCGCTGGGCCTTCTGCTGGATGTACGTCCCGCTGGCGGCCGGCACCCTGATGATCCTGAGGCTGCGGCGGAAGGTCGTGGCGGCCTGA
- a CDS encoding maleylpyruvate isomerase family mycothiol-dependent enzyme — protein sequence MTDNQTVQAYTDAWTQSIESISELVAPLPADAWNRATECPGWSVRDVVSHVIAFESELLGDPRPIHSLPSDLRHVTDEFTRYMELPVDKRRCHTSPEMTGELEYTIIRRSRALRTARHEPTDPVRWPAGPFTRDLPYHELLRLRVFDVWVHEQDLRRALGEPGNLDSAAALISRDHLVAALPKAVAKLAGAPAGSTVGFDVTGPVEFLRTVRVDAAGHGSVDDSISLAPDVQFTLGWETYVRLACGRGRPGPVKTEGDEELAARILANFAVTP from the coding sequence GTGACGGACAACCAGACCGTGCAGGCTTACACCGATGCGTGGACGCAGTCCATCGAGTCGATATCGGAGCTGGTGGCTCCGCTGCCCGCCGACGCCTGGAACCGGGCGACCGAATGCCCCGGCTGGTCCGTCCGCGACGTCGTCTCGCACGTCATCGCGTTCGAGTCCGAACTCCTCGGCGACCCGCGCCCGATCCACTCGCTGCCGAGCGACCTGCGGCACGTCACCGACGAGTTCACCCGGTACATGGAACTGCCGGTCGACAAGCGCCGCTGCCACACCTCGCCCGAGATGACCGGCGAGCTGGAGTACACGATCATCCGCCGCTCGCGCGCCCTGCGCACGGCCCGCCACGAACCCACCGACCCGGTCCGCTGGCCGGCCGGCCCCTTCACCCGCGACCTCCCGTACCACGAGCTGCTGCGCCTGCGGGTCTTCGACGTCTGGGTGCACGAGCAGGACCTGCGGCGGGCCCTCGGCGAGCCCGGGAACCTGGACTCCGCCGCCGCCCTGATCTCCCGTGACCATCTGGTCGCCGCGCTGCCCAAGGCCGTCGCCAAGCTGGCCGGCGCACCGGCCGGCAGCACGGTCGGCTTCGACGTGACCGGCCCGGTCGAGTTCCTGCGCACCGTACGGGTGGACGCCGCCGGCCACGGCTCGGTCGACGACAGCATCAGCCTCGCCCCCGACGTGCAGTTCACCCTCGGCTGGGAGACCTACGTCCGGCTCGCCTGCGGTCGCGGCCGGCCCGGCCCGGTGAAGACCGAGGGCGACGAGGAGCTGGCCGCCCGGATCCTGGCCAACTTCGCCGTGACTCCCTGA
- a CDS encoding carbon-nitrogen family hydrolase, giving the protein MRASLIQLSVSDTEPADERRARAAALVRAQEGADLVVLPELWPLGGFAYDTWSAGAEPLDGPTSDVMAAAARAAGVWLHAGSIVERDPDGPIYNTSLVFAPDGELVHTYRKIHRFGFDSGEAVVMGAGQEIVTAGTDFGVLGLATCYDLRFPELFRALLDAGAELLVVPAAWPARRREHWTLLNRARAVEEQAFVLACNTAGTHGGVEQAGHSIVVDPWGRVLAEAGDGEEVLTVEFDPAEVAKARAEFPVLRDRLLGIPAPVQR; this is encoded by the coding sequence GTGCGCGCTTCATTGATCCAACTCTCGGTCTCCGACACCGAGCCCGCCGACGAGCGGCGGGCCCGGGCGGCCGCCCTGGTACGGGCCCAGGAGGGCGCCGACCTGGTCGTCCTGCCGGAGCTCTGGCCGCTCGGCGGCTTCGCTTACGACACCTGGTCGGCCGGTGCCGAGCCGCTCGACGGGCCGACCTCCGACGTGATGGCGGCCGCCGCCAGGGCCGCCGGGGTGTGGCTGCACGCGGGTTCGATCGTGGAGCGGGACCCGGACGGGCCGATCTACAACACCTCGCTGGTCTTCGCCCCCGACGGCGAGCTGGTGCACACCTACCGCAAGATCCACCGCTTCGGCTTCGACAGCGGCGAGGCGGTGGTGATGGGCGCGGGGCAGGAGATCGTCACCGCCGGCACCGACTTCGGCGTGCTGGGCCTGGCCACCTGTTACGACCTGCGCTTCCCCGAGCTGTTCCGGGCGCTGCTGGACGCCGGCGCCGAACTGCTGGTGGTGCCCGCCGCCTGGCCGGCGCGCCGCCGCGAGCACTGGACCCTGCTGAACCGGGCCAGGGCGGTCGAGGAGCAGGCCTTCGTGCTGGCCTGCAACACCGCCGGGACGCACGGCGGGGTCGAGCAGGCGGGCCACAGCATCGTGGTGGACCCGTGGGGCCGGGTGCTGGCCGAGGCGGGGGACGGCGAGGAGGTCCTCACGGTGGAGTTCGACCCGGCCGAGGTGGCCAAGGCCCGGGCCGAGTTCCCGGTGCTGCGCGACCGGCTGCTGGGGATCCCGGCGCCGGTGCAGCGCTGA